Sequence from the Rutidosis leptorrhynchoides isolate AG116_Rl617_1_P2 chromosome 3, CSIRO_AGI_Rlap_v1, whole genome shotgun sequence genome:
CAATTTCTTCTGTGATAAATTATGCTTGAAGAAGGCGTAATGGTTGGTGACATTAAATTTGCAGTTGATTAACGATGTATTCCCAACAGTTGCATAATATTGGCATAAGATTGACATAAGATTGACATGACATTGACACTGCCATCAAAAGTGCTCTTACTACACATTGTCGTATATACTAAATCTCATAGTCCTATTCATAATGGCTAGTGCTTTTCTTTTTAACCAATATAGTCCACTTTTGTTCCGAGAAAAAAAAAACATGTTTATACAGTAAAAACATGTTTACTACTTTCGCTTAAAAAACAGTTTACACATTACATTAATAATTACAATGAAATATACCAATAACATCACAAACGCATTCAAAAATCGCCTCGTAAACACACAATGCCACACCCACGACAATGTGCGGGCTGCCACCCAAGCTCGTTAAATCGTGACATTTTATATTTTTAGAGTGATGTTCCTTTTAGTAATTATACTTGGTAAATTATCAAACAATTTGATTTATTCAAACACTAAAAGACTAATTGTTTGACTGGATAGAAAATGAGAGATGTTAAGTTCTCTAATCGAAGTACTTTTAATCAGCTTGTTGTCCACGGTGTCCTTGTCCAGGGTTGATAAAGGCATTCCAGAGCAATCGGAGTCGTTGCAATTTTTCAGCGTTTTGCCAATTTAACACCGGGGAAGGTGGTGCCGCCGACTCCCCGCCGGCGTTAAACCGGCGTTAAGGAACGCCGTTATTGGCCAGCGTCGCCTGTGTAACGGTGTAAAttgcttcttttttttttcttttttctttttttttgtttatttgatgttgttttgttgacttttgtacttTATTTTTGCAGGTAAACAATATGAAGAAGACGACACAGAGTAGTGTGTGCAATTATGTTTTGATTATGTTTAAATTGGGTTAGATTTTGGGCCATTAAAAATGGCAAAAAATGgctgaatttttttaaaaaataaggccatttttttaaaaaaaaatcacaatgatatttatttttattatttttttattagttaaataaatttaataataaataaaatttaacaTTGAGATTTAACATCGAGCCTAGCGTCATGACTCCTGGTGCTAATAAAAAGAAGAGAAGATTTAAGATTTTCTTGTCTTAACCCACACTTCTTTGAGAATTACAACATAGGATTCCCAATTACAATCACAAAAGATCTTGCAAAAATTAGATGCTTGAATTCAATTTCTTCAGTCAccaaaaaacaaattttttttttttttcaaagtccACTTCAAAAATCATTACTATCTCATCTCATTTTTTTCTTATGACAATCAATTAGCTCGTTTAAAAGACCATTGAATATCCGACGACAATACAGTATCAAACTTATTGAAGCACACCATACACAACATATAGGCCATGTTTGGCAATAAGCTTTTTGGAGCTTTTAGCTTTTATGAAAAAGCTCATATTAAATAAAATCTTCCGTTTGGTTGCAAGAGTTTAAAGCTTTTTGAGAAAGAGAAAAAGCTAAAAGCTAAAAGCTACTACAAGTAGCgtttagcttttagcttttgacttCTAGCTTTTTGTTATTTTGCTCTTTATTTTAATAGTTTCAGCTACTCTGCAAAACgactaaatacatattaaaaactaACACCTAACAACTAGTTTTGTCAAATATAGCCATAGTGGTAAAGATCAGCCCAATAGCAAACATCACAATTAAAGGCCCAATTATGGCCCATTAAGCCCATTGTTACAAAATGTGGTTCTCCGTTGTAGTGTTGTTTAGTTCGAAGTCTACTGTGAAGTCTCATTTTCAAAATAGTGTTTCTGCTTCTATCATAAACCCTAGCCGTTCCACTCTTAATAAACCCTAAAATTCGCTCCTCTGTCTCTGTACTCATTCAGGTATGTTATGTTAATGTTTAAGATTCTATATTACTTGAGTTAATTAATGAAGATTTCAACCGTAATAGAGAAATAGTATTGAATATGAAGTTTATATTAGTGATTATCAATTGTAGCAATTGTTGTTACTTTGAATAACTAGTTATATTGGCGTGGTTGTTGAATTTGGTTACTCGACGAAGTTTATCTAAGTGATTAATTTGATTGGCTGCCAGAATAGAGAAATGGCATAAATATATTTTTCTCTTTTGTGTTATTTTTTGTTATATAAAAAGCTGTAATTTTGATATGACAGAAAATGTATGGTACAAGTGTTTGAATTGGTGGTGGTCATTTAGCATTGTAATTCTTGGTAGTTACTATATATTGTTTAATGTTAATTGCACAATTTTATTCATATATTTGAATTATACAATTACAGATTTATATACTTAGACTACTGAAATGGCTTTCTACAACAAAATTGGAAGTCTTATGAAGCAAACTATCTCCCAGAACATTGTATCCAGTGGGAACATTACAGGACCATCTATGTTCAATGCGATTCGTTGCATGTCTTCAAAGCTATTCATTGGTGGTATGTTCTCTTTATAACTTCATGCCAACTCAGACTGATGATCACGAGCTATAATTATATGAATGTGTGCAGGTCTTTCTTATCAGACTGATGATCACTCCTTAAAGGAAGCATTTTCTGGCTTTGGTGATGTCGTTGAAGGTAATAAGAATAACTTTTTCACTGAGCTTGTACAACTCTCTAGAAATTAAACATTACTGTTCAAATACTTCAaacataagtattagttatcaagtTTTTTTTctacttatatataaatatagtttttttcCGTTCCTTTCTTTTACCTACACCAAGTAACAGTTTGATTCACTCCGTTTTCTCTTGGCCATGACCAATTATGAATCCGAGTTTTACATCACGGCTTGTTCATAACGGAATCAATATGCCAGGTGGCATGTATTGTTTTAAAATGTGATAAACTTTGTTGTGATTATTCATTGTAATTATAATGAGAATTTAGCTTTATACATGTATTTTGATGGTACAGCAAGAGTTATTATGGACAGAGAATCTGGAAGGTCAAGGGGTTTTGGGTTTGTGAGCTACTCAAGTGAAGACAGCGCAAAAGAGGCTATGACTGCCATGGATGGCCAGGTTTGAAACAAACTCAATTTTGCTGGGACATTTAATATGCTAATCATGATGATTTGTTTTGTCTTGGATTCTTACAGGTTTTTACGTAGTTATGTTTATGTTTTTCAGGAACTAAATGGGAGGTCTGTTCGTGTTAGTTTAGCTACTGAGCGTGCTCCACGTACTGGCGGATACTCAGgcggcggtggtggtggtggtggttatggCCGAGGAGGTTATGGTGGTGCTGATGGTGGAAATGATCGATTCTAGATATCCAtcttgttttaataatttcattgtCTATATGCTTAGGCTTTGACATTTTACTAGGATTTATGATTTGttctgtttttttatttttatttttatttttgatgacttaaaaactgatttatgttataattcagtagacttataactacctttaatggttataagaacaaagagagaaaaagagagaagaaggagagaagaaatattgatattgatatttcaagagaaatggtgcaccttaaatggttaccatacatgtctatttatagtataaaatattactatgcaagaaatataataataataaaattaacatccaatctagatattttataatacaatctagatattttataacacttccccttggatgacaattttattagagaataactagtactgcctcgttaaaaaccttgctaaagaaaactcattgggataaaactttagctaagggaaaaagagtgcagcatagagttgactccccctcaagtaggcaacgcctgagttgttacatcttctgaacatgcctcatgccaatattatgaacgtgtgttctgaaaatagcagttggcagtgctttggtataaagatcagcagagttgttgattgaacgtatctcattttaatctggttgtcttttacgagatcttgagtatatgagaagaatctgaggttttcatttgaaactgtatcatctaaatcttttatgtacaagtttagcccctgtgatttgtctacagtctccttcatggtttgctcaaacccttgtttcaattcctattcccttgtagtcttttctgagccttaccaatataccattctttcccatcaaacttatgaccgttaagaccgtctatggctttggcgcctcgtcagtatttatattttgttcagtcacttttgatactcttctt
This genomic interval carries:
- the LOC139897559 gene encoding glycine-rich RNA-binding protein 4, mitochondrial-like; translated protein: MAFYNKIGSLMKQTISQNIVSSGNITGPSMFNAIRCMSSKLFIGGLSYQTDDHSLKEAFSGFGDVVEARVIMDRESGRSRGFGFVSYSSEDSAKEAMTAMDGQELNGRSVRVSLATERAPRTGGYSGGGGGGGGYGRGGYGGADGGNDRF